One window from the genome of Microbulbifer sp. ALW1 encodes:
- the trmJ gene encoding tRNA (cytosine(32)/uridine(32)-2'-O)-methyltransferase TrmJ: protein MASQSALAALDNIRVVLVNSAHPGNIGGAARALKNMGMSQLYLVQPREFPAANAVWRAAGAAELLDSAVVVETLEEAVADCGLVVATSARERRIPWPLLTPRECGRRAVEEAKSHPVALVFGREDRGLTNEELQACNFHVHIPANPEYSSLNLATAVQVLAYEARMAALESEKGGELNFADWDRPPAKAADMELYYEHLELALAELGFIDPDNPRQTLTRLRRLFSRVRPDDMELGILRGMLTAIQNHIHRAGGQGRPE from the coding sequence ATGGCCTCCCAGTCGGCACTTGCCGCGCTGGACAATATTCGCGTGGTGCTGGTGAACAGCGCTCACCCGGGCAACATTGGCGGCGCCGCCCGCGCCCTCAAGAATATGGGGATGAGCCAGCTCTACCTGGTGCAGCCGCGGGAATTCCCCGCTGCCAATGCCGTCTGGCGTGCCGCCGGTGCGGCCGAGTTGCTGGACAGCGCAGTGGTGGTGGAGACCCTGGAAGAGGCCGTAGCCGACTGCGGCCTGGTGGTCGCCACCAGCGCCCGCGAGCGCCGCATTCCCTGGCCGCTGCTTACGCCGCGGGAGTGTGGTCGCCGCGCGGTGGAAGAAGCCAAGTCTCACCCCGTGGCACTGGTATTCGGGCGCGAAGACCGCGGGCTGACCAACGAGGAGCTGCAGGCGTGCAACTTCCATGTGCATATTCCGGCCAACCCCGAGTACAGCTCCCTGAATCTGGCCACCGCAGTCCAGGTACTGGCCTACGAAGCGCGTATGGCGGCGCTGGAATCCGAGAAGGGCGGAGAGCTGAACTTTGCCGACTGGGACAGGCCGCCGGCGAAAGCCGCGGACATGGAGCTTTACTACGAGCACCTGGAACTGGCTCTGGCGGAGCTGGGTTTTATCGACCCGGACAATCCCCGGCAGACCCTGACTCGACTGCGTCGTCTGTTCAGTCGGGTGCGTCCGGATGATATGGAACTGGGCATTCTGCGGGGGATGCTGACGGCCATCCAGAACCATATCCACCGCGCCGGTGGCCAGGGGCGCCCGGAATAG
- the iscR gene encoding Fe-S cluster assembly transcriptional regulator IscR has product MRLTTKGRYAVTAMLDLALHAERGPISLADISKRQDISLSYLEQLFSRLRQSGLVSSVRGPGGGYRLARPGAEICVAEIIDAVNESVDATSCGGNSDCSGGEQCLTHYLWTDLSRQIHSFLDGISLADLVARAEVQEVARRQDGRNGAVDELVEQKVAIIGGLQ; this is encoded by the coding sequence ATGCGTTTAACAACCAAGGGGCGGTATGCGGTCACAGCAATGCTGGACCTGGCGTTGCACGCCGAGCGGGGCCCTATCAGCCTGGCCGATATTTCCAAGCGCCAGGATATTTCCCTGTCCTATCTGGAACAGCTTTTTTCCCGTTTGCGTCAGTCCGGCCTCGTATCCAGTGTGCGCGGCCCCGGTGGTGGTTACCGCCTGGCGCGGCCGGGTGCGGAAATCTGTGTGGCGGAGATCATCGACGCCGTGAACGAATCCGTAGATGCCACCAGCTGTGGCGGCAACAGCGATTGCTCCGGCGGCGAGCAATGCCTCACCCACTATCTGTGGACTGACCTCAGTCGTCAGATTCACAGCTTCCTCGACGGTATCAGCCTCGCCGATCTGGTGGCCCGTGCCGAAGTGCAGGAAGTGGCCCGCCGTCAGGACGGCCGCAATGGCGCGGTCGACGAGCTGGTCGAGCAGAAAGTAGCGATTATTGGCGGCTTACAGTAA
- a CDS encoding IscS subfamily cysteine desulfurase: MKLPIYLDYSATCPVDPRVASKMAEQLTMDGNFGNPASRSHLFGWKAEEAVEDARRQVAELVNADPREIVWTSGATESDNLAIKGAAHFYQGRGKHIITSKIEHKAVLDTCRQLEREGFEVTYLNPKEDGIVYPEQVQEALREDTILVSLMHVNNEIGVINDIAAIGELCRERKIIFHVDAAQSAGKIDIDLAELKVDLMSFSAHKVYGPKGIGALYVRRKPRVRIEAQMHGGGHERGMRSGTLPTHQAVGMGEAFRIAKEEMAEETKRLLALRERFWSQISDMEEVHINGSMEHRVPGNLNVSFAFVEGESLIMSLKDLAISSGSACTSASLEPSYVLRALGVNDELAHSSLRFSFGRFTTEQDVDTAAKEVRQAVEKLRELSPLWDMYKDGIDLSTIEWAAH, from the coding sequence ATGAAGCTTCCCATTTACCTGGATTATTCGGCAACTTGTCCGGTGGACCCGCGCGTCGCCAGTAAAATGGCGGAGCAGCTGACCATGGACGGCAACTTCGGTAACCCGGCTTCCCGCTCCCACCTGTTTGGCTGGAAAGCGGAAGAGGCGGTTGAAGACGCCCGTCGCCAAGTGGCGGAACTGGTCAATGCCGACCCTCGCGAAATCGTCTGGACCAGCGGCGCGACCGAGTCTGACAACCTGGCCATCAAAGGTGCCGCGCACTTTTACCAGGGCCGCGGCAAACACATCATTACCTCCAAGATCGAGCACAAAGCGGTGCTGGATACCTGCCGCCAGCTGGAGCGCGAGGGCTTCGAAGTTACCTACCTGAATCCCAAGGAAGACGGCATCGTCTACCCGGAGCAGGTACAGGAAGCGCTGCGCGAAGACACCATTCTGGTGAGCCTGATGCACGTCAATAACGAGATCGGCGTGATCAACGATATTGCTGCCATTGGCGAGCTGTGCCGCGAGCGCAAGATCATCTTCCACGTGGATGCGGCCCAGAGCGCCGGCAAGATCGATATCGACCTGGCGGAACTGAAAGTGGACCTGATGTCCTTCTCCGCCCACAAAGTCTACGGCCCCAAGGGTATTGGTGCCCTGTATGTGCGCCGCAAGCCGCGTGTACGTATTGAAGCCCAGATGCACGGTGGTGGTCACGAGCGCGGTATGCGCTCCGGTACCCTGCCTACCCACCAGGCGGTGGGCATGGGCGAAGCGTTCCGTATCGCCAAGGAAGAAATGGCGGAAGAGACCAAGCGCCTGCTGGCCCTGCGTGAGCGTTTCTGGAGCCAGATCAGCGACATGGAAGAGGTGCATATCAACGGTTCCATGGAGCACCGCGTGCCGGGCAACCTGAACGTGAGCTTCGCGTTTGTTGAAGGTGAAAGCCTGATCATGTCCCTGAAGGATCTGGCCATTTCATCCGGTTCCGCCTGTACTTCTGCCAGCCTGGAGCCCAGTTATGTTCTGCGCGCCCTGGGCGTGAACGACGAGCTGGCCCACAGTTCCCTGCGCTTCAGTTTCGGTCGTTTTACTACGGAACAGGACGTGGATACTGCGGCCAAAGAAGTAAGGCAGGCAGTTGAAAAACTGCGTGAATTGTCGCCGCTCTGGGACATGTACAAAGACGGCATTGATCTCAGTACCATTGAATGGGCAGCACACTAA
- the iscU gene encoding Fe-S cluster assembly scaffold IscU, with product MAYSDKVIDHYEHPRNVGRLDDKADNVGTGMVGAPACGDVMRLQIQVNDNGIIEDAKFKTYGCGSAIASSSLLTEWVKGKSLDEAAQIKNTEIAEELALPPVKIHCSVLAEDAIKAAVKNIREKRGEKTEEAAG from the coding sequence ATGGCCTATAGCGATAAAGTAATTGACCACTATGAACACCCCCGCAATGTTGGTCGCCTCGACGACAAGGCGGACAACGTGGGTACCGGCATGGTCGGCGCACCGGCCTGTGGTGACGTGATGCGCCTGCAGATTCAGGTGAATGACAACGGCATCATCGAAGACGCCAAGTTCAAAACCTACGGTTGTGGTTCTGCCATCGCTTCCAGCTCCCTGCTCACCGAGTGGGTAAAAGGCAAGAGCCTGGACGAAGCGGCGCAGATTAAAAACACCGAAATCGCCGAAGAGCTGGCACTGCCGCCGGTGAAAATTCACTGTTCCGTACTGGCGGAAGATGCCATCAAAGCGGCAGTGAAAAACATCCGCGAAAAGCGCGGTGAGAAAACCGAAGAAGCCGCGGGCTGA
- the iscA gene encoding iron-sulfur cluster assembly protein IscA, which translates to MAITMTEAAQAHVAKQLASRGKGIGIRVGVKTAGCSGMAYVLEFVDSAEAEDEVFEAGGVKLVVDPKSLAYLDGTELDFVKEGLNEGFAFKNPNVKNECGCGESFHV; encoded by the coding sequence ATGGCAATCACCATGACCGAAGCGGCCCAGGCCCACGTGGCCAAACAGCTGGCCAGCCGGGGTAAAGGCATTGGTATTCGCGTCGGGGTTAAAACCGCCGGCTGCTCTGGTATGGCCTACGTACTGGAGTTTGTCGATTCTGCAGAGGCAGAAGACGAGGTGTTCGAGGCCGGTGGCGTGAAGCTGGTTGTGGATCCGAAAAGTCTCGCCTATCTGGACGGCACCGAATTGGATTTTGTGAAAGAAGGGCTGAATGAAGGCTTCGCCTTCAAAAACCCCAACGTCAAAAATGAGTGCGGCTGCGGCGAAAGCTTCCACGTGTGA
- the hscB gene encoding Fe-S protein assembly co-chaperone HscB, with protein MKLQQNYFEIFGLPMAYEVDRQALTKRYRELQQEFHPDRFAAKSEREQMLSMQYAAQINEANNTLKDPVARAAYLLQLAGVTINPEQTTADGEFLMQQMILRERLEDVRSAADPEGELDDLGSEAASLFKVQEQAFSGALANKALDDAKGALLKLQFLAKLKRQIEELEEDLLD; from the coding sequence ATGAAATTGCAGCAGAACTACTTTGAAATTTTTGGCCTGCCGATGGCCTACGAGGTGGATCGCCAGGCGCTAACAAAGCGTTACCGGGAATTGCAGCAGGAATTTCATCCGGACCGGTTTGCCGCCAAATCCGAGCGCGAGCAGATGCTGTCCATGCAGTACGCGGCGCAGATTAACGAGGCTAACAATACCCTCAAGGATCCGGTGGCTCGCGCGGCCTACCTGCTGCAGCTGGCCGGGGTGACGATCAACCCGGAGCAGACGACCGCTGACGGCGAGTTCCTGATGCAGCAGATGATCCTGCGCGAACGTCTCGAAGATGTGCGCAGCGCGGCGGATCCGGAAGGCGAGCTGGATGATCTCGGCAGTGAGGCCGCAAGCCTGTTCAAAGTGCAGGAGCAGGCGTTTTCCGGGGCGCTGGCAAACAAGGCCCTCGACGATGCGAAAGGCGCGCTTTTGAAGCTGCAGTTTCTTGCCAAGCTGAAACGGCAGATCGAAGAGCTCGAAGAAGATTTACTGGACTGA
- the hscA gene encoding Fe-S protein assembly chaperone HscA produces the protein MALLQISEPGQTPEPHQRKRAVGIDLGTTNSLVATVRSGSAEALPADDGRVILPSAVRYSAAGVDVGYAARAAAGEDPFNTLVSIKRLMGRGLADIKSFGEQLPYKFYEQTGKNAGGMPAIETVAGVVNPVQVSAEILKVLAKRGADSLGGPLDGAVITVPAYFDEAQRQATKDAAKLAGLKVLRLLNEPTAAAVAYGLDKSDDGGDVADKTVAVYDLGGGTFDISILRLSKGVFEVLSTGGDSALGGDDFDRAVAEWIVAEAGLGTDLDAATQRKLLDCACAAKEALAQQESVAVTYGNWTAELSRDKLAELLDSLINKTLRACKRALRDADLTADDIAEVVLVGGSTRTLRVREQVQDFFGREPHADIDPDQVVAVGAALQADVLVGNKSRDDLLLLDVIPLSLGIETMGGLTEKLIHRNTTIPVAKAQEFTTFKDGQTAMAIHVVQGERELVQDCRSLARFELRGIPPMVAGAAHIRVTFQVDADGLLSVTAMEKSSGVVAEITVKPSYGLEDNDITRMLQDSYANAEEDIAARALREAQVEAERTLEAMLVALQEDGAELLAEQELADLERAMEALRLAHNGGTPEEIRSRIDALNSMSEPFAARRMDKSIKRAMQGHSLDEFDKP, from the coding sequence ATGGCATTACTGCAGATTTCCGAACCCGGCCAGACTCCCGAACCCCACCAGCGCAAGCGCGCAGTGGGTATCGATCTGGGTACAACCAACTCGCTGGTGGCCACGGTGCGCAGTGGTTCTGCGGAAGCGCTGCCTGCAGATGATGGCCGTGTGATTCTGCCGTCAGCCGTGCGTTACAGTGCCGCGGGTGTGGACGTGGGTTATGCGGCTCGCGCCGCTGCAGGTGAAGATCCGTTCAACACTCTGGTTTCCATCAAGCGCCTGATGGGGCGTGGCCTTGCGGATATCAAAAGTTTTGGCGAGCAGCTGCCTTACAAATTCTACGAACAGACGGGCAAGAATGCTGGCGGAATGCCAGCCATTGAAACCGTCGCCGGCGTAGTCAATCCGGTGCAGGTGTCTGCAGAAATTCTCAAAGTGCTGGCCAAGCGCGGCGCCGATTCTCTGGGCGGACCGCTGGATGGTGCCGTGATTACGGTTCCCGCCTACTTTGACGAAGCCCAGCGCCAGGCCACCAAAGATGCCGCCAAACTGGCGGGCCTGAAAGTTTTGCGACTGCTCAACGAGCCCACTGCAGCAGCGGTGGCTTACGGCCTCGACAAATCCGATGACGGCGGCGATGTAGCCGATAAAACCGTAGCGGTTTACGACCTGGGCGGCGGCACCTTTGATATTTCGATCCTGCGCCTGTCCAAAGGTGTGTTCGAAGTGCTCTCCACGGGGGGCGACAGCGCCCTCGGCGGCGATGACTTTGACCGCGCAGTGGCGGAATGGATAGTGGCGGAAGCGGGCCTTGGCACCGATCTCGATGCCGCCACCCAGCGCAAGCTGCTGGATTGCGCCTGCGCTGCCAAAGAGGCGCTGGCGCAGCAGGAGTCGGTTGCGGTGACCTACGGCAACTGGACGGCGGAACTGAGCCGGGACAAGCTCGCGGAATTGCTGGATTCGCTGATCAATAAAACCCTGCGCGCCTGTAAACGCGCGCTGCGGGACGCAGACCTTACCGCGGACGATATTGCCGAAGTGGTGCTGGTGGGCGGATCTACCAGAACCCTGCGGGTGCGTGAGCAGGTGCAGGACTTTTTCGGACGCGAACCCCATGCGGATATTGATCCGGACCAGGTAGTGGCGGTCGGCGCTGCGCTGCAGGCGGATGTGCTGGTGGGTAACAAGTCCCGCGATGATCTGCTGCTGCTGGATGTGATCCCGCTGTCGCTCGGTATCGAGACCATGGGTGGCCTCACCGAAAAGCTGATCCATCGCAATACCACCATTCCCGTGGCCAAAGCCCAGGAATTCACCACCTTCAAGGATGGCCAGACCGCCATGGCCATTCACGTGGTGCAGGGTGAGCGCGAACTGGTGCAGGACTGCCGCTCCCTGGCGCGGTTTGAACTGCGCGGCATTCCGCCGATGGTGGCGGGTGCGGCGCATATCCGCGTGACCTTCCAGGTGGATGCGGATGGATTGCTGTCGGTGACGGCGATGGAGAAAAGCAGTGGTGTGGTGGCTGAGATCACCGTGAAGCCGTCTTACGGCCTGGAAGACAACGATATTACCCGCATGCTGCAGGATTCCTACGCGAATGCGGAAGAAGATATCGCAGCGCGCGCACTGCGCGAGGCCCAGGTCGAGGCGGAGCGTACCCTGGAGGCCATGCTGGTGGCCCTGCAGGAAGATGGCGCTGAATTGCTGGCGGAACAGGAGCTGGCTGATCTTGAGCGCGCTATGGAAGCACTGCGCCTGGCGCACAACGGCGGCACCCCAGAGGAAATCCGCAGCCGTATCGATGCATTGAACAGTATGTCTGAACCTTTTGCTGCCCGCCGGATGGACAAGTCCATCAAGCGCGCCATGCAAGGCCACAGCCTGGATGAATTCGACAAGCCCTAG
- the fdx gene encoding ISC system 2Fe-2S type ferredoxin, whose protein sequence is MPKIVFLPHEELCPEGKVIEVEPGISVCDAALQNGVEIEHACEKACACTTCHVIVREGFDSLGEPDELEEDLLDKAWGLEPESRLSCQAIVENEDLVVEIPKYTINQVSEKH, encoded by the coding sequence ATGCCGAAGATTGTTTTTCTGCCCCATGAAGAATTGTGCCCGGAAGGCAAGGTCATTGAGGTAGAGCCGGGTATCAGTGTCTGTGATGCCGCTCTGCAGAACGGCGTCGAGATCGAGCACGCCTGCGAAAAGGCCTGTGCCTGCACCACCTGCCACGTCATCGTGCGCGAGGGATTTGACTCCCTGGGCGAGCCGGACGAGCTGGAAGAGGATCTGCTGGATAAGGCCTGGGGCCTGGAGCCGGAGTCACGCCTTTCCTGTCAGGCAATTGTGGAAAATGAAGACCTGGTGGTCGAGATTCCCAAATACACCATCAATCAGGTTTCTGAGAAACACTGA
- the iscX gene encoding Fe-S cluster assembly protein IscX gives MKWTDIHDIAIELSDNYPDKDPLAVNFVDLRKWVMDLPGFDDDPERCGEKILEAIQAAWIEENE, from the coding sequence ATGAAGTGGACCGATATTCACGATATTGCCATCGAGCTCAGCGACAACTACCCGGACAAGGATCCGCTGGCGGTTAACTTCGTCGATCTGCGCAAGTGGGTGATGGATCTGCCAGGATTTGACGACGATCCCGAGCGTTGCGGCGAGAAAATCCTGGAAGCCATTCAGGCTGCCTGGATTGAAGAAAACGAATAG
- the ndk gene encoding nucleoside-diphosphate kinase yields the protein MAVERTLSIIKPDAVAKNVIGEIESRFEKAGLSIVAMKMVQLSQEQAEGFYAEHKERPFFKDLVEFMTSGPVVVQVLEGENAILANRDLMGATNPKEAEAGTIRADFADSIDANAVHGSDSAASAEREVSYFFSAEEICAR from the coding sequence ATGGCCGTGGAACGTACCCTGTCCATCATCAAGCCGGACGCCGTAGCCAAGAACGTTATCGGTGAAATCGAGAGCCGCTTCGAGAAAGCTGGTCTGAGCATCGTTGCTATGAAGATGGTTCAGCTGTCTCAGGAGCAGGCTGAAGGCTTCTACGCTGAGCACAAAGAGCGTCCTTTCTTCAAAGACCTGGTTGAATTCATGACCTCTGGCCCGGTTGTTGTACAGGTTCTGGAAGGCGAAAACGCCATCCTGGCCAACCGCGACCTGATGGGCGCAACCAACCCGAAAGAGGCCGAAGCTGGCACCATCCGTGCAGACTTCGCTGACAGCATCGACGCCAACGCAGTACACGGTTCTGACTCCGCGGCTTCTGCCGAGCGTGAGGTGAGCTACTTCTTCTCCGCTGAAGAAATCTGCGCACGCTAA
- the rlmN gene encoding 23S rRNA (adenine(2503)-C(2))-methyltransferase RlmN: MTATVETVQIEKVNLLGLSVDKLTDFFAGLGEKRFRAVQVLKWIHQNGVDDFEQMTNVSKAMRAKLCEIAEVRAPKVLKQMDSADGTRKWLIEVSGGNVIETVYIPDGDRGTLCVSSQVGCSLDCSFCATGKQGFNRDLTAAEIIGQVWIACKSFGQLQPNGPRKVTNVVMMGMGEPLLNFDNVVDSMNLMMEDNAYGISKRRVTLSTSGVVPALDRLAEVTDVSLAISLHAPNDALRNELVPINKKYPIAMLLDSAKRYIENMPDNHRKMTIEYTMIREVNDRPEHAEELAELLRDVPVKINLIPFNPFELSDYQRVSNNALRRFQQILLDKGYTVTVRTTRGDDIAAACGQLAGQVNDRTRRSERYRNAERPVRIVGQA, encoded by the coding sequence ATGACTGCGACTGTTGAAACAGTACAAATCGAAAAAGTAAACCTGCTGGGCCTGTCCGTCGACAAGCTCACGGACTTCTTTGCCGGTTTGGGCGAGAAGCGCTTCCGCGCGGTGCAGGTACTGAAATGGATTCACCAGAATGGCGTGGACGATTTCGAGCAGATGACCAACGTCAGCAAGGCCATGCGCGCTAAGCTGTGCGAGATCGCCGAAGTCCGTGCCCCCAAAGTCCTGAAACAGATGGACTCCGCCGATGGCACCCGCAAATGGCTGATCGAAGTCAGCGGCGGCAATGTGATCGAGACCGTGTATATCCCCGATGGCGACCGCGGCACCCTGTGCGTGTCTTCCCAGGTGGGTTGCTCCCTGGATTGTAGCTTCTGCGCCACCGGCAAGCAGGGCTTCAACCGCGACCTGACTGCGGCAGAGATCATCGGCCAGGTGTGGATCGCGTGTAAATCCTTTGGTCAGTTGCAGCCCAACGGTCCGCGCAAAGTGACCAACGTGGTGATGATGGGCATGGGCGAGCCCCTGCTCAACTTCGATAATGTGGTCGACTCCATGAACCTGATGATGGAAGACAATGCCTACGGCATCTCCAAGCGTCGGGTTACCCTGAGTACCTCCGGTGTGGTGCCGGCGCTGGATCGCCTGGCGGAAGTGACCGATGTGAGCCTGGCGATTTCGCTGCACGCGCCCAACGATGCGCTGCGCAACGAACTGGTGCCAATCAACAAGAAGTACCCCATCGCCATGCTGCTCGACAGCGCCAAGCGCTATATCGAGAATATGCCGGACAATCATCGCAAGATGACTATCGAGTACACCATGATCCGGGAGGTGAACGACCGCCCGGAGCACGCCGAAGAGTTGGCGGAGCTGCTGCGTGATGTGCCGGTAAAGATAAATCTGATACCCTTCAATCCGTTCGAGCTGTCCGACTATCAGCGGGTCAGCAACAACGCTTTGCGACGTTTTCAACAGATTTTGTTGGACAAAGGCTATACCGTAACCGTGCGTACCACCCGGGGCGATGATATCGCTGCGGCCTGTGGTCAGCTGGCAGGTCAGGTGAACGACCGCACCCGTCGCTCGGAGCGCTACCGCAATGCGGAACGCCCGGTGCGGATCGTCGGACAAGCCTGA
- the pilW gene encoding type IV pilus biogenesis/stability protein PilW, translating into MFARISHPALLAGVLSMLLLGGCVSTGPGGKSIDLDKARETHIQLGLRYLQSGDDNREIARHHFQEALKLGKKDPDAHHGLALLYQADNELEVAESHFKKALRYNRDFSMARVNYGAFLYKQERYQEAKEQFLVASEDLTYNRRSYALANLGRAELKLHELDGAEKAFKKSLALSADLPVALLELAELKFEKQEFSQAKQYLDRFSEKNRQIPQSLWLGIRIEKIFGNRDKERSYALALKNLFPYSAETLKYQQMMAENEQQ; encoded by the coding sequence GTGTTTGCAAGAATTTCCCATCCGGCCCTGTTGGCCGGCGTACTCTCAATGCTTTTGCTGGGTGGCTGTGTCTCCACAGGTCCCGGTGGCAAGTCAATCGATCTCGACAAAGCCCGTGAGACCCATATTCAGTTGGGACTGCGCTATCTCCAGAGCGGTGACGATAACCGCGAGATCGCGCGGCACCACTTCCAGGAAGCGCTGAAACTGGGCAAGAAAGATCCCGATGCCCACCACGGTCTCGCGCTGCTGTATCAGGCAGACAACGAGCTGGAAGTAGCGGAATCCCACTTCAAAAAGGCGCTGCGCTACAACCGCGATTTTTCCATGGCGCGGGTCAATTACGGGGCTTTCCTGTACAAGCAGGAACGCTACCAGGAAGCCAAAGAGCAGTTTCTGGTCGCCTCCGAAGATCTGACCTACAACCGTCGCTCCTATGCGCTGGCCAACCTGGGTCGCGCTGAGCTGAAGTTGCACGAGCTGGACGGGGCTGAAAAGGCGTTCAAGAAATCCCTGGCGCTGAGCGCCGACCTGCCCGTAGCGCTACTGGAGCTGGCGGAACTGAAATTCGAGAAGCAGGAGTTCAGTCAGGCAAAACAGTACCTGGACCGCTTCAGCGAAAAGAACCGGCAGATTCCGCAATCCCTATGGCTGGGGATTCGCATCGAAAAAATCTTCGGCAATCGGGACAAGGAAAGGAGTTATGCCCTGGCGCTGAAAAACCTCTTTCCCTACTCAGCGGAAACGCTGAAATATCAGCAGATGATGGCCGAAAATGAGCAGCAGTAA
- a CDS encoding RodZ domain-containing protein: MSSSNSIPDSNGSAEMTASESTANTVGSQLLAAREAAGLEREELARRLCMTPDKLEALEKDAFDRLAGATYVRGYIRNACKELGLDAAPVLEAFAAQVPAEAIQRPAQTARRPVMSDRPKGKNASQGGSLFAPLSLAIIAAAVGGYWWYGQQGAPAAVSVVNSESAKAPAAAAVSELESAPQYQTYATASAEQEETVEPDAEAQDVVSDAQPESDVELAEAGAFSEDDMLEPESAAPAVEAVLAETEESVATTGDAASVADAPSVAAEDVAEEPAAVEDSSPVVENTVPAVEGALALSFSEESWVEVTDAAGSKLLAKLQPAGSSIELTGEAPFSVMLGNAAAATVSYGGEVVDSAPLGNRRTRKLVVGG, from the coding sequence ATGAGCAGCAGTAATTCGATCCCAGATTCCAACGGTTCTGCAGAAATGACCGCGTCAGAGTCGACAGCCAATACCGTCGGTAGCCAGTTGTTGGCGGCCCGTGAAGCCGCCGGCCTCGAGCGCGAGGAGCTGGCGCGGCGCCTGTGCATGACGCCGGACAAGCTCGAAGCCCTGGAAAAGGACGCCTTCGATCGCCTGGCTGGCGCCACTTATGTACGCGGATATATCCGCAATGCGTGTAAAGAGTTGGGCCTGGATGCGGCCCCGGTGCTGGAAGCCTTCGCGGCCCAGGTGCCGGCAGAAGCCATTCAGCGGCCGGCGCAAACCGCGCGTAGACCGGTGATGTCAGATCGCCCGAAGGGCAAGAATGCTTCCCAGGGCGGCTCGCTGTTTGCCCCGCTGTCACTGGCGATCATTGCCGCGGCAGTCGGTGGTTACTGGTGGTATGGCCAGCAGGGCGCACCTGCCGCGGTGTCCGTAGTAAATAGCGAAAGTGCCAAAGCGCCGGCCGCAGCCGCGGTATCCGAGCTCGAGAGTGCGCCTCAATACCAGACGTACGCTACGGCGAGCGCCGAGCAGGAAGAGACTGTTGAGCCGGATGCGGAAGCGCAGGATGTCGTGAGTGACGCGCAGCCGGAATCCGATGTCGAGCTCGCGGAAGCCGGTGCTTTCAGTGAAGATGACATGCTCGAGCCTGAGAGTGCGGCGCCTGCGGTGGAGGCCGTTCTTGCGGAAACTGAGGAATCTGTTGCCACCACCGGTGATGCCGCTTCTGTCGCTGATGCGCCCTCGGTAGCGGCTGAGGATGTCGCTGAGGAGCCTGCTGCAGTTGAGGATTCCTCGCCCGTTGTCGAGAATACAGTGCCTGCAGTCGAAGGTGCTCTGGCCCTGAGCTTCAGCGAGGAATCCTGGGTTGAGGTGACCGATGCCGCGGGCAGCAAGTTGCTGGCCAAGTTACAGCCTGCGGGCTCCAGCATCGAACTGACTGGCGAAGCGCCGTTCAGCGTCATGCTGGGCAATGCAGCGGCGGCCACTGTCAGCTATGGCGGTGAAGTGGTGGACAGCGCCCCATTGGGCAATCGCCGCACCCGCAAGCTTGTTGTTGGCGGCTAA